One Epinephelus fuscoguttatus linkage group LG10, E.fuscoguttatus.final_Chr_v1 genomic window carries:
- the usp46 gene encoding ubiquitin carboxyl-terminal hydrolase 46: MTVRNIASICNMGTNASALEKDIGPEQFPINEHYFGLVNFGNTCYCNSVLQALYFCRPFRENVLAYKAQQKKKENLLTCLADLFHSIATQKKKVGVIPPKKFISRLRKENDLFDNYMQQDAHEFLNYLLNTVADILQEEKKQEKQNGRLKNNGTAVTTETETENKTEPTWVHDIFQGTLTNETRCLNCETVSSKDEDFLDLSVDVEQNTSITHCLRDFSNTETLCSEYKYYCETCCSKQEAQKRMRVKKLPMILALHLKRFKYMEQLHRYTKLSYRVVFPLELRLFNTSGDAVNLDRMYDLVAVVVHCGSGPNRGHYITIVKSHGFWLLFDDDIVEKIDAQAIEEFYGLTSDISKNSESGYILFYQSRE; this comes from the exons ATGACTGTCAGAAACATCGCCTCCATTTGTAATATG GGCACCAATGCCTCTGCTCTGGAGAAAGACATCGGCCCGGAGCAATTCCCAATCAATGAACACTACTTTGGATTGGTCAAC TTTGGAAACACATGTTACTGTAACTCAGTGCTCCAGGCTCTCTACTTCTGCCGGCCTTTCCGGGAGAACGTGCTTGCTTACAAAGcccagcagaagaagaaggagaaccTGCTCACATGCCTGGCTGACCTCTTCCACTCCATTGcaacacagaaaaagaaagtgggCGTCATCCCGCCCAAGAAGTTCATTTCCCGCTTACGGAAAGAAAACG ATCTGTTCGACAACTACATGCAACAGGATGCCCACGAATTCCTCAACTACCTGCTGAACACGGTGGCCGACATCctgcaagaggaaaaaaagcaggaaaagcagAACGGGCGCCTTAAAAACAACGGCACTGCTGTCACCACGGAGACCGAGACGGAGAACAAGACAGAGCCCACATGGGTTCACGATATCTTCCAGGGCACACTGACCAATGAGACACGCTGCCTCAACTGTGAAACG GTGAGCAGCAAAGACGAAGATTTTCTGGATCTTTCTGTGGATGTGGAGCAGAACACATCAATAACACACTGTCTCAG GGACttcagcaacacagagactttgtGCAGTGAATACAAATACTACTGTGAGACATGCTGCAGCAAGCAGGAAGCACAGAAGCG GATGCGTGTGAAGAAGCTTCCTATGATCCTGGCACTACACCTGAAGAGGTTCAAGTACATGGAGCAGCTGCACCGCTACACCAAGCTGTCCTATCGGGTGGTTTTCCCCCTCGAACTCCGTCTGTTCAACACGTCTGGGGATGCAGTCAACCTGGATCGCATGTACGATCTAGTGGCGGTGGTGGTTCACTGTGGCAG tgGCCCAAATAGAGGTCATTACATCACCATAGTGAAGAGTCACGGCTTCTGGCTGCTGTTTGATGATGACATTGTGGAG AAAATTGATGCCCAGGCCATCGAGGAGTTTTACGGGCTTACCTCAGACATCTCCAAGAACTCTGAGTCAGGATACATCCTCTTCTACCAGTCCAGGGAGTGA